Within the Synechococcales cyanobacterium T60_A2020_003 genome, the region CGTTCTTGGACAGTTTGGTACGTTGCATCTTGCCCCGTTAGCCAAATTCGTCCGGTATCGGGTTGCTCTAACCCAGCAATCAGCCGCAAAAGGGTAGACTTTCCAGACCCCAATGGCCCTAACAAGGCCACTAACGAGCCTGTACTCACCTCCAAGCGGACATTATCAACCGCCTGAAAATCGCCAAACCGCTTTGAGATATCTTCAACTCTTATGCCCACAGTACAGCATTCTTAAACTCTGCAGTTAGGGTACTGGCGATGCATCTGAGAAGACGAGATTTAGCGTAGAGGCCACCACGATACCTTATCGCGGGTTGCGCCGTAGACTTCTTTTAGGCCTTCCGGATCAACAACGCGAATAATGTCATGGTCGGCATCCGTACCCTTGCTGGTTTTGATTAGCCCCACCTTCATCATTCCCTTCAGAACCTGCTCGACCGTTCGGTGATTGAGCTGACTTGCATGGGCAATCAAATCAATCGGTAAATCCAACGTGTAGGTACCGTCAGAACGGGGCTGATTGCCGAGCGATCGCTCTTGGTAAATCAGCGCCCGCAACAGGGCTGCAACCGCTTGGGGAGGGTAGGCTCCACAGTTCAGCAAGTGATACTGAAACTTCTCTCGCATCTCAAATAGAAAACCATAGCGCTCTCGGAAAACGTCACTATCGGTATACAGCGACTTCACTGCTTCAACCGGGATCTTCAGTACATCCGTTGTTTTGTAGGCTTCTACCAAACTCGGAAATGCGCGGCAAATCAGCCCATAGCTGAATGCCAAACTCCGCATACCAAAACACCCCCCTGGATAAGTCAAGGAAATCACGCGATCCAAGGGAGTACTCCGAATAATAATCGGCCCCCCATTTAGAACGGCGTAGAGGTAATCCAGCGACTCATCAGGACGAAATGCTGTGTAGATCGGTCGATTGGAATATAGCTTCTCCCGAATGACGTGATCGGGATCGAGGTAGGTTGCGAGCCAAGCCTCGTCCATTCCCCGAAACAAAAAGTTGCTGTGGATCAGCAGCTTAATCATTCCAGGCTCCTCAGAACGCTTGGCCTGTTTTGCCATGCCAGTTCTCCTGACTACAGAAACTAACCTATTTTGACATGGGGCGTAAGTGTGTTTCGAAAATTTTATGAATCATACCTAAACAAATCAAATAAAAATTATAATTAAATTTTAAAACATTTATGTTACATTTGGATTCAGTTTGGCGATCGCCCCTCTGCAAGACGATGGATTGCGATCGCCCAGTAGCTCAGAGATTTGAAGGCTTCGAGGAAATCTGTGAAGAGTTTGAAGCTATCGCGTCAAAATCGTGGAACGGTACGCTCGGTACTGGGAGTATCCCGGCGGTTTGTGATGTTAAGCTTGCTGGGAGTCGGGATGGGTCTAGCGATCAGCAGTTGCAGCCCTGATGTAGCGACGGAATCAGGAGAAGATAATGCAGCCAGCGCAACCGATGCTCCTAAAGAGCCTGTCGAGCTGACGCTAGTATCCTTCGCGGTCACCCAAGCTGCCTACGAGAAAATCATTCCGCAGTTCACCGAACAGTGGGAAAAAGAGCACAACCAGAAGGTCACCATTAACCAGAGCTATGGTGGTTTGGGAAGCCAA harbors:
- a CDS encoding ATP-binding cassette domain-containing protein yields the protein MGIRVEDISKRFGDFQAVDNVRLEVSTGSLVALLGPLGSGKSTLLRLIAGLEQPDTGRIWLTGQDATYQTVQERRVGFVFQHYALFKHLTVRQNIAFGLDIRKWPKNRIKHR
- a CDS encoding Crp/Fnr family transcriptional regulator; translation: MAKQAKRSEEPGMIKLLIHSNFLFRGMDEAWLATYLDPDHVIREKLYSNRPIYTAFRPDESLDYLYAVLNGGPIIIRSTPLDRVISLTYPGGCFGMRSLAFSYGLICRAFPSLVEAYKTTDVLKIPVEAVKSLYTDSDVFRERYGFLFEMREKFQYHLLNCGAYPPQAVAALLRALIYQERSLGNQPRSDGTYTLDLPIDLIAHASQLNHRTVEQVLKGMMKVGLIKTSKGTDADHDIIRVVDPEGLKEVYGATRDKVSWWPLR